The DNA region TGGAGTATCCCTAGGATTCACTAGGTGGTGTTTGAATTTTTTGGTAGttgctaaaaaaaattgattgatgTGTCTTATATGACAAACCTACATATTTAAGTTACCATCCCGATTATTTTTTTGGTGAATTATCTCGTTTGAGTGAAATCACAGAACCTACAATAATCTTAGTCATCTAATtcgtataatttataatgttactATATAACGTTTTTTAAGTTTCGTTCCCGAATGTTGGTGAAGACTGTTGATAAATTAATCGTTTTTCTTAAGTCTACTAACTCGCTAACCTTTTGAACAGtgtttgtattattttcttattttgcggttttatgattttttttatgaatgttttgtcacttaaatcatttttataattttttaatataatcacacagaaaaatttatacttttacATCTCTAccttatttgtatttattatttatgtttataaataatcaattatatgATCAATTATAAACTTTGTAAATAACACTAAACCAAATATTAGGAAAAAAATGAAGTGTATACGTTTAGAGATTTCACAAccttaaacaataaaattatatatatttttgttctataattgttaaatattaataaattaaataatagataaaaattaaacaataaaaaaaatacaaacaaaaataatatatcaattaaattatttacttattttctttcttgattttttatttactcttctttagtttaattaaattttaaaattagatataattaaaaaaattaaaaaaataatatattcatataatttattttaaaataaatatttttaatttaagtaatttcttaatatttaaaactaagttattgaaaaattcaaattattttaaataaaaaacattaaatctataaatatattattaagaattagttatatattatggatgatttattaaaaaaaataaagtgattattattttaaatatatatatatatataatgtcatatatttataaaatattagttactaaatattattttttttgaaaaagaattactaaatattattacaaatataaaaataaataagacaatTAACATAAGTAAATAACTAGCATTAACCTTACCCCATTATGGCGTCATGGGAAGAGATGATTTAAGATATCAAAATATGTCGGTTCGGTTCTTCTTTGCCAGATGTGGCTAAATACCGATTTGTTCCATTGCCTAACAGCCACTATGAATGAAAGAGaattgaaaatgttttgattttgatttttcacacttttcaatataattttgtCCTGGTGTATGGCTAGTTattcttaattcaaaaaaaaaaaaaaacctaacaTTAACcctttaaaaaaagaatattattaaatatactaaagCAATCATTAATAGATTAATAGAAGAATCATTTATtataatgattataattattataagtttGAGGGAGAGAGGTAGGTGATGAGAAGAATATCAGGTAGTACCGGTTGGTTTGGTTGGCTAACATCTTTCTCATCATCTTATTCTTGACATCCATAAATCTTATCTCCTGATAAAAGTAATTTGATTCTAGTTTGAATGtcttattatatttactttcaaaacatcaattataaaataaaccaaTCTCTACAAAAATAgacaaatatatcaaaatataatatcatcaatcattttgttttaccaaaatttgttttaaaacttcttttcttatttgtttgaATAGTGAGTGTGAATATTGGAACTGGTCATAAGCTTATGTGTTCTACTTCTAATTTAAGAGACATTGATTTACTTATTTAGTAACTAATCTAAACTTGTggttttaaataatgttttgactGCGACAAAATTTATTGTGGGTCTCAAAACAAACTTTGCACTAGGGCCATGGGTCTTGATTGATCGTGTTTCCTATAGTGGGAGCTTCAAGCATGCATGGCAGCGAAGAACATTAATTTGAGAAGATGTTTTTcctttattgatttttttttatcttaatcgTGCTGCTGGAGATGAAGATAAAAGAAGGTGTTTTAGAATGAAGAAAGACAATTTGAGTCAGTTTCTTCTCTTTATATTGGTCTTATGCTCTTGTTAATTTGAATAACAAAAATGGATCAAGAAGAGGTAAGCTTcactttactttatttaaattacataaaGATGCAAAGATATGATATTTTGAATAGTTTAAGATTTAGGAACGAATTATATAAAGATGCAAAATCAAAAATTTGTCATTTCATATTGAAACCCGAGTTCTATCGCCGCTTTTCATTAGTGGTGTTCAAACTTGAGTCGCTTCCAGgtcaattagattaaaaaaaacatttcatataAAAGAGAATGTTTAGTCGGATTATGGagaaaattacaaatattttattataatttaaatcttttaagacacaattcaaaatttatattttatttaatcctcaaataagaattgagctaacaattattattagttgttttttcataaaaatattaaccaCTAAATATTCTCTTACCAATTTAGAAACAtgatttaatttaagttatcaACTTATTTATGTTGTGATTGCGTGTTATGATAATTTGAGAccaagaataaataaaatcaaatgtaCCCGAGAGTTTAACGAATATTGTCAATAAATTGGAAACGATTAAGCATATCAAACATGCATGCATACTCataattatcaattcaaatcaaataaatactGGTACTCGTCGTGGTCGATCCTAGGGTAAAGCCAGTTAAACGTCCGCATAGATCACCACACAAcaccaaaaattataaaaataagaaaaaacaatacTAGGGAGAGGTTCAATTCTTAAAATCGTTATATGtgttaacatattatttaaccaactaagttaagttaattttgtttaaaataatacaaatttattttatatatttttttaatattatataattattttaactaaataattaaaaaataaatcgcTTAGAACAATCCAATTCTCATAGCCGAAATATTGATACTCAAGCGTTTAAAGAATAAGGCATAATCCATTTTTCTAGCCTAGCAGTAATAAGAGATGaatattaactttaaattattgggtttgtcttatttttatttataaaaaaggcCTAAAAATAAACTAAGTATAAGATAAATCAAACTATCAGTTAATcactttttgaatttaaataaatattttgattaagatCAATTTTTCTGCTATACCAGATAAGGATCTagttaaaatgttttaagaaaataatcaataagAAGAGGTAAACTTcacttttctttatttaatttaaaaacaactaatcaagacattttaagaaaatgaatcaATAAAAAGAGGTAAGCTTcactcttatttatttaaattaagatggttgtaatatttcaaaaaagtaaagtaaagtaaaaaatatttgataatgttatttaaggaaataataattaataattatatggtGGTTAGTTTactataaaaaatcaaacagGTCTTGAATTTTGTACAATTTTGGGCCCCACCTAGTGAGATTCCTGGACCAGGGGATCATTCTACTTGAAGAGATCGTGGCCGTTGCTGTTTCCTCTTGATTAGGACCCGTTCCAATCATTAAAGAAAATAGTCcccattaatttatatatttaatacataattaattattaagccgttttatataattgtaataatttaattatcatatataataatttcctAGACGTGATCAGACTTGTCAGTAGACAGTAGTTATGATTTTCTAAGGTCCCGTTTGGAAAAACAATTGAAATTGTCAAAAGTTTATTCATTTCTAATGTTTTTCAGCCCCACTCTTTGTGTGGACCATAATGTATACCCAAACATGTCCTCAACATTATTAATAGAGTTGGTTGGTGAGTCAGGTCACCCTTTCTGCCTGCCCACTCTCCATTGTTGCCATTttagatattttctttttaaaatttaaatttacaattaTAGTTAACATGAACAAAAgttctatatattattttttggtgggATGAAAGCCTATCCGAGCCCTGAATAGATTCGTCTTAATTTACCTTCATCAACTTAAGACATTTTTATTGAATCGAACATGATCGAGTTTTAATCTCTTAGCCTTGTTAcacgataaaaaaaaatgaaaaaaggtAACCATTATGTTAAATTGAGCTGCCAAGAAGCTGGCAAAGAACAAAAAGTTTGCTTTAAGAAATGAATTGCAGGAATTCTCTCTGTATTCTCTCATGTGTACAGAtagatatcatatttttttggttttgtttgaaaatcaCAAATAAACTCCTAAGaccatttcataattttatacaaCTTCTTAAACTTTTATTCTTTTGACTTGGGTCCTTTATACtttgttgttattatttttttaacgatTACCCGTGTCAACTATTGAAGATTGCCGAGAAGGGTTTAATAATAAACAACGATAACGCTTCCGCCGTCTTAAAAAATGGtgatttaaaatgttttaagaaaGTTTAGGatcctaaataaaaaatatgaatattttggttgcttattattgattttttttttgcctcCATTTGGCATaatgtaattataaaaaaataataataaaaagaagttGGTAGTTGTTGGCTTGTAGCACTTGTATtgtctttttaaatttttcttgCTATGATAGAAGTCGTTGACCTTCTATTTGCTAtgtaggaaaaaaaaaaaaaagacaaccGTTTTTCAAATTATGACAATTCATAATAAtccaaaatgttttttttttcatttatatgttttttttccaCTTAAAATACCTTAAGTCAAAGTGTATTCGATAAATGTGAGTAAtgctaataaatattttattaaaaaacgcaataccaaaaattattaaaatagatGTAAAAAAGTAATAACAAGCAATAggttaaaataacaaaaataagaatttcttttttatatatatatcaataatttacaTCCAATattaaaaaccaaaattaatttttgataaaaaaaatctaactaaGGAATCcttttattatagaaaataacATATCCGTTGGTTTTAAGAAAACAGGTCATTGATTTGCTGTCCGTTTGGAAAAAAGTTTAGGTGATGAAGTGCATGGTTGGAAAAGATACActgtcttaattattttaaaaaaaaaaagaaaacaattgagttaagaaatgaatttattatttcatattgcaagatattttgttatttaattggCTGTACGTTACCAGctaattataatatcttatCCATTTTATTTGCTTATTTTTAAATCTTCCAAACATAGATAAATATAGGTTATAGTATAGTCTGCATCACATTCACATATATGATATATGGCTGttacataatataaaattatatcttaaaataaataaatattagtttttttttttttgacagaagaaattaattaagtgatataggctgttttgatatatatttttaatgagtcaatatttttctaataaaattatatcttctttttaattagaatttattcttTACTTAAACTTAatacattttagtttatttttgaatttgacctatttaatttattttttataatattttaataaattaaaatactaaaatatccttactttattttttttaaaatttaaattcttacctaacttattttattgtaataataatatattttagacaAAACCCCCCAAAAAAAACTTCACATAACCAAGATGAAACATTACTCAAATGAATTGTTACAAAAATATGATTGTAAAATTCTAAAGAAATTTATCttgtgtattttattttaaaaaattaaaaaagtttggATTTTGTGAGTGGgagaaataatttgaatttgaatggaatattactttattttctttttctttttctttttattatggGTGGGGaaacaatttgaaaatttgacaaatatttttttttgaatataagattttgatatccataaaaatatgatttagattgtaaaaagatttatttaatcataaataaaaaataaataattacttcTTTTTTGTGTGGGGTCATAATAAGGTGGACAAGGAAAactttaaacaatttttaacgACAGCGCCTCTGCTAATAAGCACTCTGTGTAACGGTAAGAAAAACGCCTCTCATTCCAAAGCAAAAAACAAAAgctatagagagagaaacaaaaccagaagagagataaagtgaGAGAGAGctcaaggaagaagaagaagtctaGGGTTTTTCTTAGCCTTCAAAGGGAAAGAGAATGCATCCACAGAAACAAGGGAGTGAACTTCCACAAGCCTTAACTCAGTCAGGACAAATTTCTAGTACTACCTTGAGTTTCAACGGTTTGATGactaaagaagatgaagagatgTCAAAATCTGCTCTTTCGACTTTCAgagctaaagaagaagagatcgAGAAGAAGAAATTGGAGGTCAGAGAGAGAGTTCAACTTCAATTAGGCCGGATCGAAGAAGAAACCAGACGTTTAGCCATTATTCGAGAGGTAACCAAAATCAAGatcctttctttttcttatgGGTTGTGTTGGGTTGGGTTGATAAAGACTTCATCTTTAGTTTCTTGTTTTAACAAATTCATGGGATCCAGGAACTTGAAACTTTATCGGATCCAACTAAGAAGGAATTATCTATTGTTCGAAAGAAGATTGATACAATCAACAAAGATTTGAAACCCTTGGGACAGGCTTGTCAGAAGAAggtaaatttgttttttttttatatttattttgtgggTACTCTGGCCAAATCCAGATACAAACCCAAATCCAATTATTACTTTGTTTGTTGTTGCAGGAAAGGGAATACAAGGAAACTCTTGAAGCTTTCAATGAGAAGAACAAGGAGAAAGTACAGTTAATTTCAAGATTGATGGAGGTATTTTAATggttgtttttgttgttgttgttgttctgtTATTatgaaatcaaatcaaatcaatgaAAAGAGTTGTTTTTTAATGTTTGATGTAGCTGGTGAGTGAAAGTGAGAAAATGAGGATGAAGAAGCTTGAGGAGCTAAGCAAGAGCATAGAATCTttcaattgaattgaattgaattgatgatgatgaagaagaagaagatttggATAACCTATTGTGAGATAACCTGATTGCAGATAAAAACTGATTGTGACTATTGTGAGATGTATGTATTTaaggaagatgaagatcaagatgaagacttttctttattattttacatatgtTTGTTTCTTTTGGGGGTTGGTTTGTAATTCTATTATTGCTTTTCATTATTATCATTGCTTGTTTTTAAGGTTTTTACTTGtagtttaatgttttgtttgacaAATTTGTTGATGTTGATCCATCCATCTTCTTCTAGGTTGAAAATTCAttattatcttaatttcttatttCAAACAGATTTGTAACTAAATCAGGTcctttaat from Impatiens glandulifera chromosome 5, dImpGla2.1, whole genome shotgun sequence includes:
- the LOC124938191 gene encoding probable DNA double-strand break repair Rad50 ATPase; translated protein: MHPQKQGSELPQALTQSGQISSTTLSFNGLMTKEDEEMSKSALSTFRAKEEEIEKKKLEVRERVQLQLGRIEEETRRLAIIREELETLSDPTKKELSIVRKKIDTINKDLKPLGQACQKKEREYKETLEAFNEKNKEKVQLISRLMELVSESEKMRMKKLEELSKSIESFN